A region from the Achromobacter seleniivolatilans genome encodes:
- the leuA gene encoding 2-isopropylmalate synthase — MMLANPATKYVPFAPFTRDFSERTWPSRRITKAPIWMSTDLRDGNQALIEPMSVERKVRFFEQLVKIGFKEIEVGFPSASQTDFDFVRKLIDEKRIPDDVTIIVLTQSREDLISRTVEAAAGAKQAIVHMYNACAPAFRKVVFNMSKDEIKNIATTGTRLIKQYTSQRPETKWSYEYSPEVFSTTEPEFALEVSDAVADVWQPTPDHKMVLNLPATIEATSPNLYADQIEWMHKNLARRDSIVLSVHPHNDRGTAVAAAEFAVMAGADRIEGCLFGSGERTGNVDLVTLALNLYTQGVHPGLDFSDIDEVRRCAEYCNQLPVHPRHPYAGDLVFTAFSGSHQDAIKKGLALQQADAVWEVPYLPIDPADLGRSYDAVIRVNSQSGKGGVSYLLEQEHGLVLPRRLQIEFSRAIQRVTDETGREVTADDVHTIFNREYLEQKTPWKLIRHRIDGNPSAGEGQHFSIEAELEYNGERRIVTGKGDGAISAFVAALNVPVRIMDYHEHAIGTGTGTRAASYVELRVGESSTGFGVGIDRDIVTASFQAVLSAVNRHINSGAVTAAEQETAETA; from the coding sequence ATGATGCTTGCCAACCCCGCCACCAAATACGTCCCCTTCGCGCCCTTTACCCGCGACTTTTCCGAACGCACCTGGCCCAGCCGCCGTATCACCAAGGCGCCGATCTGGATGAGCACGGATTTGCGCGACGGCAACCAGGCGTTGATCGAGCCGATGAGCGTCGAGCGCAAGGTCCGCTTCTTCGAACAGCTTGTGAAGATCGGCTTCAAGGAAATCGAAGTGGGTTTCCCTTCGGCTTCGCAGACCGATTTTGATTTCGTGCGCAAGCTCATCGACGAAAAGCGCATTCCCGATGATGTGACCATCATCGTGTTGACCCAGTCGCGTGAAGACCTGATCAGCCGCACGGTGGAAGCCGCCGCAGGCGCCAAGCAAGCCATCGTCCACATGTACAACGCTTGCGCGCCGGCTTTCCGCAAGGTCGTGTTCAACATGTCGAAGGACGAGATCAAGAACATCGCCACCACTGGCACCCGCCTGATCAAGCAGTACACGTCGCAGCGTCCCGAAACCAAGTGGAGCTACGAGTACTCGCCCGAAGTTTTCAGCACGACCGAACCCGAATTTGCACTTGAAGTGTCGGATGCCGTAGCTGACGTATGGCAGCCCACGCCCGACCACAAGATGGTGTTGAACCTGCCCGCCACGATCGAGGCCACCAGCCCCAACTTGTACGCCGACCAGATCGAGTGGATGCACAAGAACCTGGCCCGCCGCGACAGCATCGTGCTTAGCGTGCACCCGCACAACGACCGCGGCACCGCCGTGGCTGCCGCCGAATTCGCTGTGATGGCCGGCGCCGACCGCATCGAAGGCTGCCTGTTCGGCAGCGGCGAACGCACCGGCAACGTTGACCTCGTTACCCTTGCCTTGAACCTCTACACGCAGGGCGTGCATCCCGGCCTGGACTTTTCCGACATCGACGAAGTGCGCCGTTGCGCCGAATACTGCAACCAATTGCCCGTGCACCCGCGCCACCCGTACGCCGGCGACCTCGTCTTTACGGCTTTCTCTGGTTCGCACCAGGACGCCATCAAGAAGGGCTTGGCCTTGCAACAGGCCGATGCCGTCTGGGAAGTGCCGTATTTGCCGATCGACCCCGCCGACCTCGGCCGCAGCTATGACGCCGTCATCCGCGTGAACAGCCAATCGGGCAAGGGCGGCGTGTCGTACCTGCTTGAACAAGAACACGGCTTGGTGTTGCCGCGCCGCCTGCAAATCGAATTCAGCCGCGCCATCCAGCGCGTGACGGACGAGACCGGCCGCGAAGTCACCGCTGATGACGTGCACACGATCTTCAACCGCGAGTACCTGGAACAGAAGACCCCGTGGAAGCTGATCCGCCACCGCATTGACGGCAATCCGTCGGCAGGCGAAGGCCAGCACTTCAGCATCGAAGCCGAACTTGAATACAACGGCGAACGCCGCATTGTGACCGGCAAGGGCGATGGCGCGATCTCGGCCTTCGTGGCCGCGCTGAACGTGCCCGTGCGCATCATGGACTATCACGAGCACGCCATCGGCACCGGCACCGGCACGCGCGCCGCCTCCTATGTGGAATTGCGCGTCGGCGAGTCCAGCACGGGCTTTGGCGTAGGCATCGACCGCGACATCGTGACGGCATCGTTCCAGGCTGTGTTGAGCGCCGTCAACCGCCATATCAATTCGGGCGCCGTTACGGCCGCCGAACAGGAAACTGCTGAAACTGCGTGA
- a CDS encoding amidase — translation MSTALNSLGALEAAHKLQRRELTAVQLVRACFARIEQRENTVHAWTALQKQAALDHAEILDNGALRGPLHGLPIGVKDLFDTVDLPTRYGSPIYERHRPGLDAASVALCRASGAIVVGKTVTTEFATYQAGPTRNPRNEAYTPGGSSSGSAAAVADEMVPFALGSQTAGSIIRPASYCGIVGFKPTFGAIPRAGVKSLAESLDTVGGFARSVQDVALFASVMMRDPRMLNLAYEGKPRIGMCRTLQWRHAQAETKEAFAQAAATLSRAGAVVEEVPLPSQDCMLVQLHADIMAFESSQSLAYERLEHASQLSPKIQAILEAGSQITAEEHIRNLARAEESRARVNSWFQDFDVVLAPSAAGEAPFADLGTGDPQFSRAWTLFGLPCLNLPFATGPQGLPVGLQVIGQRYDDHHTLAVAAWVHERLLAANAPDIGASDMWPRG, via the coding sequence ATGTCTACTGCCTTAAACAGCCTTGGCGCGCTTGAAGCCGCGCACAAGCTGCAACGGCGTGAATTAACGGCGGTGCAATTGGTGCGTGCCTGCTTTGCGCGCATCGAGCAGCGCGAGAACACCGTCCATGCCTGGACGGCGCTGCAAAAGCAGGCCGCGCTGGATCACGCGGAAATTCTCGACAACGGCGCGTTGCGCGGTCCGTTGCATGGCCTGCCGATCGGCGTCAAAGACCTGTTCGATACCGTCGATCTCCCGACCCGCTACGGCTCCCCTATTTACGAACGTCACCGCCCCGGCCTGGATGCCGCCTCGGTCGCGCTGTGCCGCGCATCGGGTGCGATTGTCGTGGGTAAAACCGTGACGACCGAATTCGCCACCTATCAAGCCGGCCCCACCCGCAACCCGCGCAACGAAGCCTACACGCCGGGCGGGTCGTCCAGCGGCTCCGCGGCGGCGGTGGCTGATGAGATGGTGCCGTTCGCGTTGGGCTCACAAACCGCAGGCTCCATTATCCGTCCCGCGTCGTATTGCGGCATCGTGGGCTTCAAGCCCACCTTTGGCGCGATTCCTCGCGCGGGCGTTAAAAGCCTGGCGGAATCGTTGGACACCGTTGGCGGCTTTGCGCGCTCGGTGCAGGACGTGGCGCTGTTCGCCTCGGTCATGATGCGCGATCCGCGCATGCTGAATCTGGCCTATGAGGGCAAACCGCGTATCGGCATGTGCCGCACGCTGCAATGGCGCCACGCTCAAGCCGAAACCAAAGAAGCATTCGCGCAGGCCGCAGCAACGCTGTCACGCGCCGGCGCCGTGGTGGAAGAAGTGCCGCTGCCGTCTCAGGACTGCATGCTGGTGCAGTTGCACGCAGACATCATGGCGTTCGAGTCTTCGCAGTCGCTGGCATACGAACGGCTTGAGCACGCGTCGCAGCTCAGTCCCAAGATCCAGGCCATTCTTGAAGCCGGTTCGCAAATTACCGCGGAAGAACATATCCGGAACCTGGCCCGCGCCGAGGAATCCCGGGCCCGCGTGAACAGCTGGTTTCAGGACTTTGACGTGGTGCTGGCGCCTAGCGCCGCCGGCGAAGCGCCGTTCGCCGATCTGGGCACGGGTGATCCACAGTTTTCACGCGCTTGGACGCTGTTCGGCCTGCCCTGCCTTAACTTGCCGTTCGCAACCGGACCGCAAGGGTTGCCTGTGGGCCTGCAAGTGATTGGGCAGCGCTATGACGACCATCACACGCTGGCCGTCGCCGCATGGGTTCACGAACGCTTGCTGGCCGCCAATGCGCCCGATATTGGCGCGTCGGACATGTGGCCGCGCGGCTGA
- a CDS encoding substrate-binding domain-containing protein, protein MATRPSPRFSIIEVARKAGVSPATVSRAFNQPEIVHPDTLAHIRNVAKRAGFRPNRVGRSLRSGSTRTIGLILPTLSNPVFAECFEGAERRARESGYSVMLTATGYDPAVESAAVQGLMDHQVDGLILTVADVNKSATLDDLDSSGMPYVLVYNESSTHPFASVDNRAAASDMVAHLAALGHRRIALVTGPLTASDRARRRLMGARACAKKLGLETVQHIAMSSHTGSDADALKAALRGKQAPTALFCSNDLLATAVIADLVALGLSVPSDISVCGFDGMRFGALLTPPLTTVAQPSDGIGQTACSNLLAQIHGQPPQSNRLPHCIVVGGTAASVRR, encoded by the coding sequence ATGGCTACGCGCCCGTCTCCCCGCTTTTCCATCATCGAAGTGGCCCGCAAAGCAGGGGTCTCTCCGGCGACGGTTTCGCGCGCGTTCAACCAGCCGGAAATCGTGCATCCCGATACCTTGGCGCACATCCGCAATGTGGCCAAACGCGCTGGCTTCCGGCCGAATCGGGTTGGCCGCAGCCTGCGCTCAGGCAGCACGCGCACCATCGGGCTGATCTTGCCGACGCTGTCCAACCCCGTCTTCGCCGAGTGTTTTGAAGGCGCCGAGCGGCGCGCCCGTGAGTCCGGCTACAGCGTCATGCTGACCGCGACGGGCTACGACCCAGCCGTCGAGTCGGCGGCAGTGCAAGGGCTGATGGACCATCAGGTCGATGGTCTGATTCTGACCGTTGCCGACGTGAACAAAAGCGCCACGCTGGATGATCTGGACAGCTCGGGCATGCCGTATGTGCTGGTCTATAACGAGTCGTCCACGCATCCCTTTGCTTCTGTCGACAATCGCGCCGCGGCCAGCGACATGGTGGCGCATCTGGCGGCGCTGGGCCACCGGCGCATCGCGCTGGTCACAGGCCCCCTGACCGCATCTGACCGCGCTCGCCGCCGGCTGATGGGCGCGCGAGCCTGCGCCAAGAAGCTGGGGCTGGAAACCGTGCAGCACATCGCGATGAGTTCGCACACGGGTAGCGACGCCGACGCGCTGAAAGCCGCGTTACGCGGCAAGCAGGCGCCCACCGCCTTGTTTTGTTCGAACGACCTGCTGGCCACTGCCGTCATTGCGGACCTGGTCGCACTAGGCTTGTCCGTACCCTCTGATATCTCGGTTTGCGGGTTTGACGGCATGCGTTTTGGCGCATTGCTGACCCCGCCGCTGACCACGGTAGCGCAACCCAGCGACGGTATCGGGCAGACCGCCTGCTCAAACCTGCTTGCGCAGATTCATGGCCAGCCGCCGCAATCGAACCGGCTGCCGCATTGCATCGTCGTCGGCGGCACCGCAGCGTCGGTGCGCCGCTAA
- a CDS encoding phosphodiesterase encodes MLIAQITDLHMRTPGDKAYGIIDPAAFLGPAVRALNALTPRPDCVLITGDLTDLGRPQEYQALREHLQALEIPYFLLPGNHDDRAQLRNAFPDHGYLQGSGTFIQYAVESYPLRMLALDTVVPMKSHGELCQDRLDWLAARLAEQPDRPTLVLMHHPPFLTGIEHMDAIGLLAGAPELERIVSRFPNVERVLCGHLHRTIFQRFGGTIASTCPGTAHQLALELGPRPTLQYIMEPPGYQLHWWQGKNLVTHHAVIGEYPGPYPFG; translated from the coding sequence ATGCTCATCGCTCAAATCACCGACCTGCATATGCGCACCCCGGGCGACAAGGCCTACGGCATCATTGATCCGGCGGCTTTTCTGGGCCCTGCGGTGCGTGCACTGAATGCGCTGACCCCACGCCCTGATTGCGTGCTGATCACGGGCGACCTGACAGACCTTGGCCGCCCGCAGGAATACCAGGCGCTGCGCGAACATCTGCAGGCGCTGGAGATTCCGTATTTTCTGCTGCCGGGCAACCATGACGACCGCGCGCAACTGCGCAACGCATTCCCCGATCACGGCTATCTGCAAGGCAGCGGCACATTCATCCAATACGCGGTGGAGAGCTATCCGTTGCGTATGCTGGCGCTGGACACGGTGGTGCCGATGAAGAGCCACGGCGAACTCTGTCAGGACCGGCTCGACTGGCTAGCTGCTCGTCTGGCGGAGCAGCCCGACCGTCCCACGCTGGTGCTGATGCACCATCCGCCATTCCTGACGGGCATTGAACACATGGATGCGATTGGCCTGTTGGCTGGCGCGCCGGAACTGGAGCGCATTGTGTCTCGTTTTCCCAATGTGGAGCGCGTGCTCTGCGGCCATCTGCATCGCACCATCTTCCAGCGGTTTGGCGGCACGATTGCATCTACTTGTCCGGGCACTGCGCACCAGCTCGCATTGGAACTGGGACCGCGCCCGACCTTGCAATACATCATGGAACCGCCGGGATATCAGTTGCACTGGTGGCAGGGAAAGAACCTGGTCACGCATCACGCAGTGATTGGGGAATACCCCGGTCCGTATCCCTTCGGCTAG